Proteins encoded by one window of uncultured Methanobrevibacter sp.:
- a CDS encoding YcaO-related McrA-glycine thioamidation protein has product MMNEELTYFKGTHRVIAPKKTIENTEDKLKIAGITRIADITDLDRIGLPIYTAIRPTAEDGAVSIYGGKGISKDHAKASAMMEGFERYSAERQESDETVNATIEEISEKGEYIDPKSLNLPKEFEKEDLSNLNLEWSISHDIISDKDYFIPTNAIYHPYINDASTRSLFKSNTNGLASGNILEEAILHGIFEVIERDAWSIFELTHKNYAQIDLNSIESNVVNDTLDKFESKGIKIKLMDFTADINVPTIAASADDTVTKDAGLLTLGMGTHLDPEVAILRALTEVAQSRATQINGAREDTVRADFAREAGYERMKRINKYYFRQEEDKINLSDIENKSTTSITEDIEIVKDELMANDIEKILYTDLTRPELDISVVRVIIPEMEIYAIDQSRAGYRFLKI; this is encoded by the coding sequence ATTATGAATGAAGAACTTACATACTTTAAGGGAACTCACAGAGTAATTGCTCCCAAAAAAACCATTGAAAATACAGAAGATAAATTAAAAATAGCAGGAATTACCCGTATTGCAGATATTACAGATTTGGACAGGATTGGACTTCCCATATATACTGCTATCAGACCTACTGCCGAAGATGGTGCAGTCAGTATTTATGGAGGGAAAGGAATTTCAAAAGACCATGCTAAAGCATCAGCAATGATGGAAGGTTTTGAGAGATATTCCGCCGAAAGGCAGGAATCCGACGAAACTGTGAATGCAACCATAGAAGAAATTTCTGAAAAAGGAGAATATATTGATCCCAAATCCCTGAATCTTCCCAAAGAATTTGAAAAGGAAGACCTCTCTAATTTGAATTTGGAATGGAGCATTTCACATGATATAATTTCAGATAAAGATTATTTTATTCCAACCAATGCAATTTATCATCCATACATTAACGATGCATCCACCCGGAGCCTATTCAAATCAAATACCAATGGTCTGGCATCCGGAAACATTTTGGAAGAAGCCATTTTACATGGAATATTTGAAGTTATTGAAAGGGACGCATGGAGCATTTTTGAGTTAACCCATAAAAACTATGCTCAAATTGATTTAAACAGTATTGAAAGCAATGTTGTTAATGATACTCTTGATAAATTTGAAAGTAAAGGAATTAAAATCAAATTAATGGATTTTACTGCTGACATTAATGTTCCAACAATAGCTGCTTCTGCCGATGACACCGTGACTAAAGATGCAGGACTTCTCACATTGGGAATGGGAACACATCTTGATCCTGAAGTTGCAATTTTAAGGGCGCTTACTGAAGTTGCACAAAGCAGAGCAACACAAATCAACGGAGCCAGAGAAGATACCGTTAGAGCTGATTTTGCACGTGAAGCCGGTTATGAACGAATGAAGCGCATCAATAAATATTATTTCAGGCAGGAAGAGGATAAAATAAATCTATCAGATATCGAAAACAAATCAACAACATCAATTACTGAAGACATTGAAATTGTTAAAGATGAACTGATGGCAAATGACATTGAAAAGATTCTCTACACTGATTTGACAAGACCTGAATTGGACATCAGTGTTGTTAGAGTCATAATTCCTGAAATGGAAATTTATGCTATTGACCAGTCAAGAGCAGGATACAGATTTTTAAAAATATGA
- a CDS encoding TfuA-related McrA-glycine thioamidation protein: MIKIIVYTGLSLPFSEAKEILDSHEDIEVIYKRPIKRGELSLALKENPDIIAIIDGVFHQNSAVGHKEILNVLKRGIKVYGASSMGALRASELDSLGMVGIGYVYEQYASGKVDSDDDVAVMLDCETLEALSEPLINMNYVFENAADKNIITTEEKAELREIAKKTYYPHRNYSQTLAQSSLSPDKKDKLIDFIRTSPDIKKEDAKELLHFIQDELIKS; this comes from the coding sequence ATGATAAAGATTATTGTTTATACAGGATTATCACTTCCTTTCAGCGAAGCAAAAGAAATTTTAGATTCACACGAGGACATTGAAGTAATTTACAAAAGACCTATTAAAAGAGGAGAATTAAGTTTAGCTTTAAAAGAAAATCCAGATATCATTGCAATAATCGACGGAGTTTTTCACCAAAACTCTGCTGTAGGACATAAGGAAATTTTAAATGTCTTAAAAAGAGGAATTAAAGTTTATGGTGCATCAAGTATGGGAGCACTTAGAGCATCAGAGCTTGACAGTTTAGGTATGGTTGGAATAGGCTATGTTTATGAACAATATGCAAGCGGAAAAGTTGATTCCGATGATGATGTTGCTGTGATGCTTGATTGCGAAACATTGGAAGCATTATCAGAACCACTAATTAACATGAATTATGTTTTTGAAAATGCAGCAGATAAAAACATCATCACCACAGAAGAAAAAGCAGAACTGCGTGAAATTGCCAAAAAGACATATTATCCTCACAGAAACTATTCTCAAACTTTAGCACAATCCAGTTTAAGTCCCGATAAAAAAGACAAACTCATTGATTTTATTCGCACATCACCGGACATTAAAAAAGAAGATGCAAAAGAGCTGCTTCACTTCATACAAGATGAACTTATCAAATCTTAA
- a CDS encoding CBS domain-containing protein, with translation MLVKRTMSKNVVSVSVPGNREKVLDLMRKENKAVLPVVKEDTDILVGLVTRSDLINNPDEEQIAMLMSRDLVTVNPGDDVVVAARKMMENNVRRVPVVNDDGELVGIITSFDLVSKALTKIEINDAVEEYMITTVPTTWEKAPLNVAFESMNQFGLKSILALDDDAKLSGILTETDFISEIEIISERSEHSSTVGTEGDKWSWDSTSVLYIEKNLIKFTDKVVSDVAVGNVEVANSKTKVSDCAKKMKSLNIEQIPVIGVEGDLVGLVRASDLIKALVD, from the coding sequence ATGTTAGTTAAAAGAACAATGTCTAAAAATGTAGTTAGTGTTTCCGTTCCTGGGAACAGGGAAAAAGTTTTAGACTTAATGAGAAAAGAAAATAAGGCAGTACTTCCTGTTGTTAAAGAAGATACTGATATTTTAGTAGGACTAGTAACTCGTTCTGATTTAATTAATAATCCTGATGAAGAACAAATTGCAATGTTGATGAGCAGAGATTTAGTTACTGTTAATCCTGGTGATGATGTAGTTGTTGCCGCTCGCAAAATGATGGAAAATAATGTGAGAAGGGTTCCTGTCGTTAATGATGATGGTGAATTAGTAGGTATTATTACTTCATTTGATTTAGTATCCAAAGCTTTAACAAAAATTGAAATAAACGATGCTGTTGAAGAATATATGATTACTACTGTTCCAACTACTTGGGAAAAAGCTCCTTTAAATGTTGCTTTCGAATCTATGAATCAATTTGGTTTAAAATCAATTTTAGCTTTAGATGATGATGCTAAACTTTCAGGTATTTTAACTGAAACTGATTTCATTTCTGAAATTGAAATTATTTCTGAAAGAAGTGAACACAGTTCCACTGTTGGTACTGAAGGTGATAAATGGTCATGGGATAGTACTTCTGTACTGTACATCGAGAAGAACTTAATAAAATTCACAGACAAAGTAGTAAGTGATGTTGCAGTTGGAAATGTTGAAGTAGCTAACTCCAAAACTAAAGTTTCAGACTGCGCTAAAAAAATGAAATCCTTAAACATTGAACAAATTCCAGTAATTGGTGTTGAAGGAGATTTAGTGGGTCTTGTCAGAGCTAGTGATTTAATTAAAGCATTAGTGGACTAA
- a CDS encoding universal stress protein, translating to MYKKILVPTDGSEFAKKAQKHALFLANVTGAELIAVSVTENNFVNGLPLDDEVYQLNQLLKERSEENLEEFDKLNENDLKITHIIKEGSPASCILEVAAEEDVDLIVMGSSGKSGFDRFIMGSVADKVVNSAKCAVLVIH from the coding sequence ATGTATAAAAAAATATTGGTCCCCACTGATGGATCAGAATTCGCAAAAAAAGCTCAAAAACATGCACTGTTTCTTGCAAATGTTACTGGAGCTGAATTAATTGCTGTGAGTGTCACAGAAAATAATTTTGTTAACGGGCTTCCATTGGATGATGAAGTATACCAGTTAAATCAATTATTAAAAGAAAGATCTGAAGAAAATCTTGAAGAGTTCGATAAATTAAATGAAAATGATTTAAAGATAACTCATATAATTAAAGAAGGTTCTCCTGCTAGTTGTATTTTGGAAGTTGCAGCAGAAGAAGATGTTGATTTAATAGTTATGGGTAGTTCTGGTAAATCTGGTTTTGATAGATTTATAATGGGTAGTGTAGCAGATAAAGTTGTAAACTCAGCTAAATGTGCAGTACTCGTAATTCATTAA
- a CDS encoding amidohydrolase family protein: MFTVSNGIILKGQNLVASKENIVVDDGKIIEIGKDLKEGKIIDAEGAVVCPSFINGHMHIGDSIIKDEGYGLSLSEMVKPPNGVKHIALANATDEELTLAMQESMWDMVNSGTTHFIDYREGGIKGVKLLKKASKDIPIKPIILGRDDSFYGDNPDLKQVKIAIRRLLKVADGIAPSGFGEITEDVARLIVEECKKQDKISSIHVAESESNQIESLEKFEKTEIEKGVSNNFNQLVHITNPKNDDLDLILKSNSNVVVCPRANATLNVGVCRLNEMLKLGIKPLLGTDNVMLNSPNMLRELEFTLKLMSVYYRDYISPKDLLKMATTNVCSFNVNNIIQKTSISEGNFAEFVIFKSFSKNPYLNICNRCETKNILYIINKKCIV; the protein is encoded by the coding sequence ATGTTTACTGTATCAAATGGAATTATACTAAAAGGTCAGAATCTTGTTGCCTCCAAGGAAAATATTGTCGTTGACGATGGTAAGATTATAGAAATAGGAAAAGACTTAAAAGAAGGAAAAATAATTGATGCAGAGGGGGCCGTAGTTTGTCCTTCATTCATAAATGGCCATATGCATATTGGAGATTCAATAATTAAAGATGAAGGTTATGGATTGTCTTTAAGTGAAATGGTCAAGCCTCCAAATGGTGTAAAACATATTGCTTTGGCAAATGCAACAGATGAGGAATTAACACTTGCTATGCAGGAATCAATGTGGGATATGGTCAATTCTGGAACTACTCATTTCATTGACTATCGTGAAGGGGGAATTAAGGGGGTTAAACTTCTTAAGAAAGCTTCTAAAGATATTCCTATCAAACCGATAATTTTAGGTCGTGACGATAGTTTTTATGGTGATAATCCTGATTTAAAGCAAGTTAAGATTGCTATTCGTAGGCTCCTGAAAGTTGCTGATGGAATTGCTCCTAGCGGTTTTGGTGAAATTACAGAAGATGTTGCAAGATTAATTGTTGAGGAATGTAAAAAACAGGATAAGATATCGTCAATTCATGTAGCTGAATCAGAATCAAATCAGATTGAATCCCTGGAGAAATTTGAAAAAACAGAAATCGAAAAAGGGGTTAGCAATAACTTTAATCAGCTCGTTCACATTACCAATCCTAAAAATGATGACTTGGATTTGATTTTGAAATCTAATTCAAACGTTGTTGTCTGCCCTAGAGCCAATGCAACATTGAATGTCGGTGTTTGCAGGTTAAATGAAATGTTAAAGCTTGGCATAAAGCCATTGCTTGGAACTGATAATGTAATGCTCAACTCTCCAAATATGCTTAGGGAATTGGAATTTACTTTAAAATTAATGTCTGTATATTATAGGGATTATATTAGTCCAAAAGACCTATTAAAAATGGCTACTACAAATGTGTGCAGTTTTAATGTGAATAATATCATACAAAAAACCTCTATAAGTGAGGGTAATTTTGCTGAATTTGTTATTTTCAAATCTTTTTCTAAAAATCCATATCTTAATATATGTAATCGTTGTGAAACGAAAAATATATTATATATCATTAATAAAAAATGTATTGTATAA
- a CDS encoding zinc ribbon domain-containing protein, with product MISINSQEIRYFYRNIVKTGDVYRVKHNNKDYGEFRKLSDALYERDALFFCNFDYDLLVECDLENKYENMDLPPFPEKRPKGRIKGTKVNKKEREGEILFDHKVKGFYIKRMGELIGYYETMTEAFYYKKLLMDNDWNMDVLKTNVTERIEVNRVIDQSKEYKVKLNFCPKCKSRLKIEEEECPSCGINIKEYLSNN from the coding sequence ATGATTTCTATTAACTCTCAAGAAATAAGATACTTCTACAGAAATATAGTAAAAACTGGGGACGTATATAGAGTTAAACATAATAATAAAGATTATGGAGAGTTCAGGAAATTATCCGATGCACTTTATGAGAGGGATGCACTCTTTTTTTGTAATTTTGACTATGATTTGCTTGTAGAATGTGACCTGGAAAACAAGTATGAGAATATGGATTTGCCACCATTTCCTGAAAAAAGGCCAAAAGGCAGAATAAAAGGAACAAAAGTTAATAAAAAAGAAAGAGAAGGAGAAATTCTTTTTGACCATAAAGTAAAAGGATTTTATATAAAAAGAATGGGTGAACTAATCGGATATTATGAAACAATGACCGAGGCATTCTATTATAAGAAACTTTTAATGGACAATGACTGGAACATGGACGTTTTAAAAACAAATGTTACTGAAAGAATCGAAGTCAATAGAGTTATTGACCAAAGCAAAGAATACAAAGTTAAATTAAACTTTTGTCCTAAATGTAAAAGCAGGTTAAAAATCGAGGAAGAAGAATGCCCTTCCTGCGGTATTAATATCAAGGAATATTTATCAAATAATTAA